The Stieleria maiorica genome includes the window GAAATGCCGGCATCCCGGCCGGTCGCTCCGGCAAAAACGCGCTCGCCTGGTGCGGCGGGGGCGACCCATGCCAATCTGATACCGGCCCGCAAGATGCATGTCGATTGGACAAATCGCCCGACCCCTTGGTTTTCCGCCACGCCGATCCCCAGAAAAACCCCGCAGAATCCCTCCGCACCCAATTTCGAGAAACTTTTCGATAGTTTTTGCGAAGAGCCGTTGACGCTCACTAGGGCCGCCCCTAAATTCTCGCCCTCCCGTGAGACAAATGTCTCGCGAGTTTGCTCGGCCACGCGGCCGGGTGCCCCCGTTCCTTGTTTCGCCACTCTTTTTTACTGGAAACGTACTGTGTCAGCCGGAGCCAACGAAGTCATTCGGATTCGTATGGAAGCATACGATCACTCCGTGCTCGATCAGAGTGCCCAGGAAATTGTGGACACGGTTAAGCGGACGCACAGCGAGGTGCACGGGCCGATCCCGTTGCCGACGCGTGTCGAGCGGTACACCGTGCTTTCAAGCCCGTTTGTGAATAAGAAGGCTCGTCAGCAGTACGAGATCCGAACGCACAAGCGGTTGATCGACATCGTCCAAGCGACCGCGAAGACGATTGAAGCACTGAACAAACTGAGTCTGCCTGCAGGGGTGGATATCAAAATCAAAGCTTCGGCCCGATAGTGCGAAGCGTCGCTTGTCGCGACCTTTCGTCTTGGCCTCGCTGTGCGGAGCAGTGTGGGTCGATGCCCCAACAGTTTTCAGGTCCGGTATTCCGTATGAACGGATATCGCTCCCGATAACCCTAGCTGGCGGTCTCCTTTTTAGGTGGCGACAAGCTTCCGGTTCGGGGCGAGAAGTTCAAAACCCAGATACGAGCGATAAATGGCTGCGGCGAAAGCCGTGGTGCTAGAGCTATGTCACCATCAATACTTGGTCGCAAGATCGGAATGACTCAGGTCTACGAAGAGGACGGCACTGTCGTTCCCGTGACCGTGATTCAGGCCGGCCCGTGTAGTGTGCTCCAGATCCGCTCTGTTGACCGTGACGGCTACAGTGCTGTCCAGTTGGGTTTTGAAGACAAGCCTCGTCGCCTTGCGGGTCGTGCAGAGCGTGGCCATGTGGCGAAGCTTGATAGTAAGCGGTCTAAGAAGCGCGCCGACGCCGGCGTTGAGCTTGTTGAGAAAGCCGGTTGCGAGCCGCAGCGGTTTATTCGCGAGTTCCGCGGCGAAACGGATTTGCCGGTCGGCGGCAAGGTTACTGTCGAAGCCTTTGATGGTGTCAAGCGAGTCGACGTGACCGGCACCAGTAAGGGCCGCGGCTTTGCTGGTGTGATGAAGCGGCATAACTTCGCCGGGCAGCGTGCGACTCACGGCGTCAAGAAGGTTCACCGTCATGCGGGTGGTACCGGTTGCAGTGCTTCGCCGAGTCGCCTGTTCAAGGGTATTCGCATGGCAGGTCAGTACGGCAATGTCAAGGTGACGACGCGAAACCTGGAGTTGGTTCGCGTGATGCCGGAAGACAACTTGCTGCTGGTCCGCGGTTCTGTCCCCGGTCCCAATGGTGGCCTGGTTTCGATCCGTCAAACGAACAAGGTGGGCTAGTCCCGA containing:
- the rpsJ gene encoding 30S ribosomal protein S10, giving the protein MSAGANEVIRIRMEAYDHSVLDQSAQEIVDTVKRTHSEVHGPIPLPTRVERYTVLSSPFVNKKARQQYEIRTHKRLIDIVQATAKTIEALNKLSLPAGVDIKIKASAR
- the rplC gene encoding 50S ribosomal protein L3 → MTQVYEEDGTVVPVTVIQAGPCSVLQIRSVDRDGYSAVQLGFEDKPRRLAGRAERGHVAKLDSKRSKKRADAGVELVEKAGCEPQRFIREFRGETDLPVGGKVTVEAFDGVKRVDVTGTSKGRGFAGVMKRHNFAGQRATHGVKKVHRHAGGTGCSASPSRLFKGIRMAGQYGNVKVTTRNLELVRVMPEDNLLLVRGSVPGPNGGLVSIRQTNKVG